The proteins below come from a single Perca flavescens isolate YP-PL-M2 chromosome 8, PFLA_1.0, whole genome shotgun sequence genomic window:
- the lyrm5b gene encoding LYR motif-containing protein 5B codes for MANPLRAEVVRLYKNLLYLGREYPKGGEYFRARLRAAFSKNRCVQEPEKIRELISRGEFVARELEALYYLRKYRAMKKRYYEE; via the exons ATGGCGAACCCTCTGAGGGCCGAAGTGGTCCGACTCTATAAAAAC CTGCTGTACCTGGGCCGGGAGTACCCTAAAGGCGGCGAGTACTTCAGGGCCCGCCTGCGAGCAGCGTTCTCTAAGAACCGGTGCGTTCAGGAGCCCGAGAAGATCCGGGAGCTGATCTCTCGGGGAGAGTTCGTGGCCAGAGAGCTGGAGGCGCTCTACTACCTGAGGAAGTACCGCGCCATGAAGAAACGCTACTACGAGGAATAA